From one Pseudactinotalea sp. HY158 genomic stretch:
- a CDS encoding alpha/beta fold hydrolase: MSTPPLALRRHGPAGGLPLVLLHAFPLDSRIWDDALPHLRSVPVVTLDAPGFGGSAPLPGEPSLEAYADAVHSTLTGAGIGRAVVAGLSMGGYTALALAERHPGLLAGIGLLDTKAEADSEQARAGRLAVAGRAEEVGAEAVLGMVETLLAPATRARRPEITDRVRSRLAEAPGPAIAWAQRAMAARPGRLGVLERVAGPGLVLRGEFDAAIPPAALTSMAAALGRGPGPGAEPVTVPGAGHLSCLEAPAEVAAALLRLHGRAR; the protein is encoded by the coding sequence ATGAGCACCCCGCCCCTCGCCCTGCGCCGGCACGGCCCCGCCGGCGGCCTCCCGCTCGTGCTGCTGCACGCCTTTCCGCTCGATTCGAGGATCTGGGACGACGCCCTCCCGCACCTGCGCAGCGTGCCGGTCGTCACGCTCGACGCACCCGGGTTCGGCGGCTCGGCCCCGCTCCCGGGCGAGCCCTCGCTCGAGGCGTACGCGGACGCCGTCCATTCGACGCTCACCGGCGCCGGGATCGGGCGCGCCGTCGTGGCCGGGCTCTCGATGGGCGGGTACACGGCCCTCGCCCTCGCGGAGCGCCATCCGGGACTCCTCGCCGGGATCGGGCTGCTCGACACGAAGGCCGAGGCCGATTCGGAGCAGGCACGCGCCGGCCGGCTCGCGGTGGCGGGGCGCGCGGAGGAGGTCGGGGCCGAGGCGGTGCTGGGGATGGTCGAGACCCTGCTCGCCCCCGCGACCCGGGCGCGGCGCCCGGAGATCACGGACCGGGTGCGCAGCCGGCTCGCCGAGGCTCCGGGTCCGGCGATCGCCTGGGCGCAGCGGGCGATGGCGGCCCGGCCGGGCCGGCTCGGGGTGCTCGAGCGCGTCGCCGGCCCGGGTCTCGTGCTCCGCGGCGAGTTCGACGCCGCGATCCCGCCCGCGGCGCTCACCTCGATGGCGGCGGCGCTCGGTCGGGGGCCGGGCCCGGGGGCGGAGCCGGTCACAGTGCCGGGCGCCGGGCACCTGAGCTGCCTCGAGGCGCCCGCCGAGGTGGCCGCCGCGCTCCTCCGGCTGCACGGTCGGGCCCGGTAG